Proteins encoded together in one Bacteroides ovatus window:
- a CDS encoding Imm65 family immunity protein, protein MRTTFLNLILLFVIVGCKQPTINKVQQAVEAQTKLLVDSGLIANEYVVLYELAINDSNHIYSIQAADCPADLKFEYPSKIIKYKDKYLCFIELDEAPMSVKEMIEASGYSGNFVVEGGGGKSWLLVVSKLGEKKILIDTSLLREWDTYFNITELWPYFSGYVKGCPVQMGIMSHDVELSDSYLSCNVDSIKRNLLWNENQNTTMIKNVYGQMYLKNNTDSIVYLSSSTKKHYAVVDGQDSLYLSLGDSLSIILGPNEKKILEYKSLPHQDEFFRNLTLKEDPWEYFYNLFCRSTYSLINVNGKDSQTKVMFHDIDNYGFNVSMTSPSIQFQILNHGIYDKKDGEMSRFRFWSDKWDAMSNTDKQRLSDDADERFQRNVNLVKDNSK, encoded by the coding sequence ATGAGAACTACGTTTCTAAATTTGATATTATTATTTGTTATAGTAGGCTGTAAACAGCCTACTATAAACAAAGTTCAGCAAGCGGTGGAAGCGCAAACCAAATTGCTTGTGGATAGTGGCTTGATTGCTAATGAATATGTAGTATTATATGAGTTGGCTATTAATGATTCCAATCATATATACAGTATTCAAGCAGCTGATTGTCCGGCAGATTTAAAATTTGAATATCCTTCAAAGATCATTAAGTACAAGGATAAGTATCTCTGTTTTATAGAATTGGATGAGGCACCAATGTCTGTAAAGGAAATGATAGAGGCGTCTGGTTATTCGGGCAATTTTGTGGTAGAAGGAGGCGGGGGAAAGAGTTGGCTTTTGGTTGTTTCCAAACTTGGAGAGAAGAAAATATTAATAGATACTTCATTGCTTAGGGAATGGGACACATATTTTAATATTACGGAATTGTGGCCCTATTTTTCGGGATATGTGAAAGGATGCCCAGTACAGATGGGGATTATGTCTCATGATGTTGAGTTGAGCGATTCCTATTTAAGTTGTAATGTGGATAGTATAAAACGGAATTTGCTTTGGAATGAAAACCAGAATACTACAATGATAAAGAACGTATATGGACAAATGTATCTGAAAAACAATACAGATTCCATTGTTTACTTGTCGTCAAGTACTAAAAAACATTATGCTGTTGTAGATGGTCAGGATAGCCTTTATTTGTCACTTGGTGATTCTTTGTCCATTATTTTGGGACCGAATGAAAAAAAAATTTTAGAATATAAAAGCCTGCCTCATCAAGATGAGTTCTTTAGAAATCTGACGTTGAAAGAAGATCCTTGGGAGTATTTCTATAATCTATTTTGCAGATCAACATACAGCCTTATAAATGTAAATGGGAAAGATTCTCAAACAAAAGTGATGTTTCATGATATTGATAATTATGGATTTAATGTTTCTATGACGTCTCCTAGTATTCAATTTCAGATATTAAACCACGGTATATATGATAAGAAGGATGGGGAAATGTCGAGATTCAGATTTTGGTCTGATAAATGGGATGCTATGAGTAATACTGACAAGCAGAGACTATCAGATGATGCAGATGAGAGATTTCAAAGAAACGTGAATCTAGTAAAGGATAATAGTAAGTAA
- a CDS encoding DUF3098 domain-containing protein, with amino-acid sequence MSDKQKFAFDKVNFILLAIGMAIVIIGFLLMTGPTSSETSFEPDIFSVRRIKVAPVVCLFGFLSMIYAVLRKPKTQKTEE; translated from the coding sequence ATGTCTGACAAGCAGAAATTTGCCTTTGATAAAGTGAACTTTATCTTGCTCGCGATAGGGATGGCGATTGTTATTATCGGCTTTCTATTGATGACGGGACCTACATCGTCCGAAACCTCTTTTGAACCCGATATTTTCAGTGTACGCAGAATCAAGGTAGCGCCGGTTGTTTGCCTGTTTGGCTTCTTGTCTATGATTTACGCTGTATTACGCAAACCTAAAACACAAAAAACAGAAGAATAA
- a CDS encoding undecaprenyl-diphosphate phosphatase: MGDLTTFETIIIAIVEGLTEFLPVSSTGHMIITQNILGVESTEFVKAFTVIIQFGAILSVVCLYWKRFFRLNHTPAPAGASALKCFLHKFDFYWKLLVAFIPAAILGFLFSDKIDEMLESVAIVAVMLVIGGIFMLFCDKIFSKGSEDTVLTERKAFNIGLFQCIAMIPGVSRSMATIVGGMAQKLTRKDAAEFSFFLAVPTMFAATGYKVLKLFLDGGTEILVNNMPALIIGNVVAFIVALLAIKFFISFVTKYGFKAFGWYRIIVGGTILVMLLLGYNLEIG, encoded by the coding sequence ATGGGGGATTTAACGACATTTGAGACGATTATTATTGCTATTGTAGAAGGATTGACAGAGTTTCTTCCGGTTTCTTCTACGGGACACATGATTATTACGCAAAACATTTTAGGAGTAGAAAGTACTGAATTTGTAAAAGCGTTTACTGTTATTATCCAGTTTGGCGCGATTCTTTCAGTGGTTTGTCTTTATTGGAAGCGTTTTTTCCGGTTGAACCATACACCGGCTCCTGCGGGTGCTTCCGCATTGAAGTGTTTTCTGCATAAATTTGATTTCTACTGGAAATTACTGGTAGCTTTTATTCCTGCCGCCATTTTGGGATTCCTGTTCAGCGATAAGATAGACGAGATGCTGGAGAGTGTAGCAATAGTGGCAGTGATGTTGGTGATCGGTGGTATATTCATGTTGTTCTGCGATAAGATCTTTTCGAAAGGAAGCGAAGATACGGTGCTGACAGAAAGAAAGGCATTCAATATCGGTTTGTTTCAGTGCATTGCCATGATACCGGGAGTATCCCGTTCGATGGCTACCATCGTCGGAGGTATGGCCCAGAAGCTGACTCGCAAGGATGCTGCCGAGTTTTCATTCTTCCTTGCCGTGCCAACCATGTTTGCGGCAACCGGTTACAAGGTGTTGAAACTCTTTCTGGATGGCGGTACGGAGATTCTTGTCAACAATATGCCGGCACTTATTATAGGTAATGTAGTAGCTTTTATCGTCGCTTTGCTGGCTATCAAGTTCTTTATTAGCTTCGTTACGAAATATGGCTTTAAGGCATTTGGCTGGTACAGAATTATTGTTGGCGGAACCATTTTGGTAATGCTGCTGCTTGGATACAACTTAGAAATTGGCTGA
- a CDS encoding JAB-like toxin 1 domain-containing protein, producing the protein MLRVDIDGKTDYTVNSAGRLFKTVVEGSTDDRLMSTRSGVESITVNDKKILSGMYNMQDGKSGGLETYNSTSSLEDAAEVFKFGADNTSVEWKLDIYNDKGDKTAIIGTSGREDSVFSDKQSELNVKGDKVIDMHSHPYNAQASDQDMKNLKIKTGAVYHRDSKVLFFYNSEDSRIGNNAYKIDTGKTLLDKLNDKFMK; encoded by the coding sequence GTGTTGAGAGTAGATATTGATGGAAAAACTGATTATACAGTAAACAGTGCAGGTAGGCTTTTCAAAACTGTTGTAGAGGGTTCTACTGATGATAGATTGATGAGCACTAGATCAGGTGTTGAATCGATAACTGTGAATGATAAAAAAATACTTTCTGGAATGTATAATATGCAAGATGGTAAATCAGGAGGTCTTGAAACTTATAATTCAACATCAAGCCTTGAGGATGCAGCCGAAGTTTTCAAATTTGGAGCTGATAACACTTCTGTTGAATGGAAGTTGGATATATATAATGATAAGGGAGATAAAACGGCTATTATCGGAACTTCGGGTAGAGAAGATAGTGTATTCTCTGATAAACAGAGTGAATTGAATGTAAAAGGAGATAAAGTGATAGATATGCATTCACATCCATATAATGCCCAAGCTTCTGACCAAGACATGAAAAATTTGAAAATAAAGACAGGTGCTGTCTATCACAGGGATAGTAAAGTATTATTCTTCTACAATAGTGAAGATTCACGTATTGGTAATAATGCATATAAAATAGATACGGGTAAAACGTTGTTAGATAAGTTAAATGATAAATTTATGAAGTAA
- a CDS encoding cell division protein FtsX: protein MGNQNKYKSGSIFDMQFITSSISTTLVLLLLGLVVFFVLTAHNLSVYVRENISFSVLISDDMKEADILKLQKKLNQEPFVKQSEYISKKQALKEQTEAMGTDPEEFLGYNPFTASIEIKLHSDYANSDSIAKIEKMIKKNTNIQDVLYRKELIDAVNDNIRNISLVLLALAVVLTFISFALINNTIRLAIYSKRFLIHTMKLVGASWGFIRGPFLRKNVWSGILAAIVADSVLMGTAYWAVTYEQELLQVITPEVMLIVCASVLVFGIVITWLCAYFSMNKYLRMKANSLYYI from the coding sequence ATGGGAAATCAAAACAAATATAAGTCAGGTTCAATCTTCGACATGCAGTTCATCACGTCGAGTATCAGTACGACACTGGTGTTGCTGTTGTTAGGACTGGTTGTCTTTTTCGTATTGACGGCGCACAATCTTTCCGTATATGTCCGCGAGAATATCAGTTTCTCCGTTCTTATCAGTGACGATATGAAAGAAGCGGATATACTGAAACTTCAGAAAAAACTGAATCAGGAACCTTTCGTGAAACAATCCGAATACATCTCTAAAAAACAAGCATTGAAAGAGCAGACGGAGGCAATGGGAACTGACCCGGAAGAATTCCTGGGCTATAACCCCTTTACCGCTTCCATCGAAATCAAGCTTCATTCCGACTATGCCAATTCCGACAGCATCGCAAAGATAGAGAAAATGATTAAAAAGAACACCAATATTCAAGACGTGCTCTATCGAAAGGAACTGATTGACGCTGTGAATGATAACATACGAAATATCAGCCTGGTGCTGCTCGCTCTGGCAGTGGTGCTCACTTTTATTTCTTTTGCTCTGATAAACAATACGATAAGACTGGCTATCTACTCGAAACGCTTCCTCATTCATACGATGAAACTGGTAGGGGCGAGTTGGGGATTCATCCGAGGGCCATTCCTTCGAAAGAATGTATGGAGCGGAATACTGGCAGCCATCGTTGCCGATTCCGTATTGATGGGAACCGCCTATTGGGCCGTGACGTATGAACAAGAATTACTTCAGGTCATCACGCCCGAAGTCATGTTGATTGTCTGTGCAAGCGTATTGGTATTTGGAATTGTAATAACGTGGCTATGTGCCTATTTCTCCATGAATAAATATTTGAGAATGAAAGCCAACAGCCTGTACTATATTTAA
- a CDS encoding RHS repeat domain-containing protein, protein MRPELKGKAVETIYQLTNVVGNDSLNCIRYQIKDVTENADTLVAISPAGNYPTGSLHVTRRTDEEGNAVLEFKNRFGQIVLNRQIVRAPYHEFYDTNYIYDEWGNLHVVLPPRASDYIKSGNLWNNASSFILRDYAYLYKYDKRFRITAKRLPGQDWIRYVYDKADYPVFTQDGEQRKRGEWSFSITDGLGRVCLTGVCKNTFELSQSALDTVVNVVCNDYTGLYKGYSLSGTSLIDAEILTVNYYDNYAFMGMNGFLSFANSDYEYTPLSGYGERSEDSAQSLLTGTLTAYRDSANLNILGYIPSVMYYDYRGRMIQSKSGNHLTEGFEKEYIAYDFTSNPLKRKHVHSAAGKGTQTEEYTYTYDHAGRQLLAKHSLNGGNPVILTDKYYDALGRLSDVCRHGNCGRLESWYDYNVRSWITAINGPLFSQKLYYNDKRSNGTNSVCYSGNISGMDWKVTSDNIQRGYDFTYDALSRLKTANYLESNNRKMNCFDTSYRYDKHGNITFLGRYGQTGIDTYEIIDSLYMVYNGNQLEAVEDMATASVYNNGFEFRNGVSSEVEYFYDANGNLTKDLNKNILDIQYNFLNLPRRITFGDGSNISYSYDATGKKLRTVHQAGDTNTTTDYCGNVIYENGIAKTLLVEGGYVSFSDNKYHYYIQDHQGNNRVVADENGNIEEVNHYYPFGGTFASSSSSVQAYKYNGKELDRKNGLDWYDYGARHYNAALGRWHVVDPMAEKYYSLSSYGYCNNNPIRYIDPTGMLYTGYAVDTNGYISKVNNEGGNSYDVLYSKEKYSSNTVKDYDKTGNKTGIQISKGILSGTEMKNMSSKQITGVMQSQEGRATGKTIKSHAYEVKSDNESLSIMNFLDKNTDVEWSNTL, encoded by the coding sequence TTGCGGCCGGAACTAAAAGGAAAAGCCGTTGAAACAATATATCAGTTGACGAATGTGGTGGGAAATGATTCGCTTAATTGTATCCGTTATCAAATAAAGGATGTGACGGAAAATGCTGATACTTTAGTCGCCATCTCTCCGGCAGGTAATTATCCGACAGGTAGTCTTCACGTAACCCGTCGGACGGATGAAGAAGGAAACGCTGTTCTTGAGTTCAAAAACCGTTTTGGGCAAATAGTTTTAAACAGACAAATAGTCCGTGCTCCCTATCATGAGTTCTATGATACAAACTACATCTATGATGAATGGGGAAATTTACATGTAGTATTGCCACCTAGAGCATCGGATTATATAAAATCTGGAAATCTGTGGAACAATGCCTCTTCGTTCATTCTTCGCGATTACGCCTATCTCTATAAGTATGACAAGCGCTTCCGAATAACAGCAAAACGACTTCCGGGACAGGATTGGATACGTTATGTGTATGACAAAGCAGATTATCCTGTATTTACCCAGGATGGAGAACAGCGTAAACGGGGTGAGTGGAGTTTTTCCATTACTGACGGTTTGGGAAGAGTGTGTCTTACAGGAGTTTGTAAGAATACTTTTGAGCTTTCTCAAAGTGCCCTTGATACAGTGGTGAATGTTGTCTGCAATGATTATACGGGGCTTTACAAAGGTTATTCTTTATCCGGAACATCGTTGATAGATGCGGAAATACTAACCGTGAACTATTACGATAACTATGCTTTCATGGGAATGAATGGCTTTCTTTCCTTCGCGAATTCGGACTACGAATACACGCCGCTTTCCGGTTATGGAGAACGATCTGAAGATAGTGCTCAATCTTTGTTGACCGGAACACTAACAGCCTATCGTGACAGTGCTAATCTGAATATTCTTGGATATATTCCATCAGTAATGTACTATGATTATCGTGGACGGATGATACAGAGTAAAAGTGGTAATCATTTAACTGAAGGCTTTGAAAAAGAATATATAGCTTATGACTTTACCAGTAATCCTTTGAAGCGGAAGCATGTCCATTCCGCCGCAGGAAAAGGTACACAGACAGAAGAATATACTTATACGTACGATCATGCAGGACGCCAGCTACTTGCGAAGCACAGTTTGAATGGAGGAAACCCTGTTATTTTAACGGATAAATATTACGATGCTCTCGGGCGCTTGTCGGATGTATGCCGCCATGGCAACTGTGGACGTCTTGAAAGCTGGTATGATTATAATGTACGTTCTTGGATAACAGCCATTAACGGTCCCCTGTTTAGCCAGAAGTTGTATTATAATGACAAACGTTCGAACGGGACTAACAGTGTTTGTTATAGTGGTAATATTTCCGGTATGGATTGGAAAGTGACTTCAGACAATATCCAAAGAGGGTATGATTTTACGTATGATGCCTTGTCGCGGTTGAAGACGGCAAATTATCTGGAGAGTAATAATAGAAAAATGAACTGTTTTGATACTTCTTATCGTTATGACAAACACGGGAATATAACTTTTTTAGGACGTTATGGACAGACAGGGATTGATACTTATGAAATTATTGATAGTCTGTATATGGTTTACAATGGCAATCAATTGGAGGCTGTTGAAGATATGGCTACTGCATCAGTTTACAATAACGGTTTTGAGTTTAGAAATGGTGTTTCCAGTGAAGTTGAGTACTTTTATGACGCGAATGGTAATTTGACGAAAGATTTGAATAAGAATATTCTTGATATTCAATATAATTTCTTAAATTTACCTCGCCGGATAACTTTTGGTGATGGTAGTAATATTTCATATAGTTATGATGCAACAGGGAAAAAACTTCGGACAGTTCATCAGGCAGGTGATACGAATACTACCACTGACTATTGCGGCAATGTGATCTATGAAAATGGTATAGCTAAAACGTTGCTTGTGGAAGGCGGCTATGTTTCTTTTTCGGACAACAAGTATCATTATTATATTCAGGACCATCAAGGAAATAATCGTGTGGTTGCTGATGAAAATGGAAACATAGAGGAGGTGAATCATTATTATCCTTTCGGTGGTACGTTTGCTTCGTCTTCTTCCTCTGTTCAGGCTTATAAGTATAATGGTAAGGAGTTGGATAGGAAGAATGGTTTGGATTGGTACGATTACGGGGCAAGGCACTATAATGCTGCGTTAGGTAGATGGCATGTGGTGGATCCTATGGCGGAGAAGTATTATTCATTAAGTTCTTATGGGTATTGCAATAACAATCCTATAAGATATATTGATCCAACAGGTATGCTTTATACGGGTTATGCAGTTGATACGAATGGATATATTTCAAAAGTAAATAATGAAGGGGGCAATAGTTATGATGTATTGTATAGTAAAGAAAAGTATTCATCTAATACTGTAAAAGACTATGATAAAACTGGCAATAAGACAGGGATACAGATAAGTAAAGGAATACTTTCGGGTACAGAAATGAAGAATATGAGTTCTAAACAAATTACAGGTGTTATGCAGAGTCAAGAGGGAAGAGCTACTGGAAAAACAATAAAAAGCCACGCGTATGAAGTGAAAAGTGATAATGAATCATTGAGTATCATGAACTTTTTAGATAAAAATACTGACGTGGAATGGAGTAATACTTTATGA
- the folK gene encoding 2-amino-4-hydroxy-6-hydroxymethyldihydropteridine diphosphokinase, which translates to MAKVYLGLGTNLGDKEQNLRDAVQKIEEQVGKIVSLSAFYITAPWGFSSDNSFLNAAVCVDTELAPIDVLQRTQAIEQKLGRTKKSVNGIYSDRLIDIDLLLYDDLILSTTSPSGAKLILPHPLMAERDFVMKPLAEIAPGLVHPVLGKTIKELTSSFSPQ; encoded by the coding sequence ATGGCAAAAGTTTATCTGGGACTCGGCACTAACCTTGGGGATAAAGAACAAAATCTTCGGGATGCCGTGCAGAAAATAGAAGAGCAGGTAGGGAAAATCGTTTCCCTGTCTGCTTTTTACATAACTGCCCCTTGGGGATTTTCTTCCGATAACAGTTTCCTGAATGCAGCGGTTTGTGTAGATACCGAATTGGCTCCCATAGACGTTTTACAGAGAACGCAGGCGATTGAACAGAAATTGGGACGTACGAAGAAATCCGTTAACGGCATATATAGCGACCGCCTGATTGATATTGACTTGTTGCTTTATGATGATTTGATACTTTCCACCACTTCTCCTTCAGGAGCAAAGTTGATCCTCCCACATCCGTTGATGGCAGAACGTGACTTCGTCATGAAACCACTGGCGGAAATTGCTCCCGGATTAGTGCATCCGGTACTTGGAAAAACGATAAAGGAGCTTACTTCTTCTTTTTCTCCGCAATAA
- a CDS encoding methyltransferase domain-containing protein — protein MEKLSINACPVCGGAHLKRVMTCTDFYASGEQFELYSCEDCGFTFTQGVPVEAEIGKYYETPDYISHTDTRKGAMNNIYHYVRSYMLGRKARLVAKEAHRKTGRLLDIGTGTGYFSDTMVRRGWKVEAVEKSPQAREFAKLHFDLDVKPESALKEFAPGSFDVITLWHVMEHLEHLGEVWQRLHELLTEKGVLIVAVPNCSSYDAQRYGEYWAAYDVPRHLWHFTPGTIQQLASRHGFIMAARHPMPFDAFYVSMLSEKHRGSSCSFLKGMFAGTLAWFNALGRKERSSSMIYVFRKKR, from the coding sequence ATGGAGAAACTCAGTATAAATGCTTGTCCGGTGTGTGGCGGTGCGCACTTGAAACGCGTCATGACTTGTACGGATTTTTATGCTTCGGGCGAACAGTTTGAACTGTATTCGTGTGAGGACTGTGGATTTACATTCACACAAGGAGTCCCCGTGGAAGCAGAGATAGGCAAGTATTATGAGACTCCCGACTATATCTCTCACACTGATACGCGCAAAGGCGCGATGAATAATATCTACCATTATGTACGTTCCTATATGCTGGGCCGCAAAGCGCGCCTGGTAGCCAAGGAAGCGCATCGTAAAACAGGGCGTTTGCTTGATATAGGTACGGGAACCGGTTACTTTTCCGATACGATGGTTCGCCGGGGCTGGAAAGTGGAGGCGGTGGAGAAAAGTCCGCAGGCACGTGAGTTTGCGAAGCTGCATTTCGATTTGGACGTAAAGCCCGAATCGGCTCTGAAAGAGTTTGCTCCCGGCAGTTTTGATGTCATCACCCTTTGGCATGTGATGGAACATCTGGAACACCTTGGTGAAGTGTGGCAGCGACTTCATGAGTTGCTGACAGAAAAAGGAGTATTGATTGTAGCCGTACCCAACTGCTCTTCTTATGATGCTCAACGTTATGGCGAGTATTGGGCGGCATACGACGTTCCCCGTCATCTCTGGCATTTTACTCCGGGCACTATACAACAATTGGCTTCCCGTCATGGCTTTATTATGGCGGCGCGTCATCCGATGCCGTTCGATGCGTTCTACGTATCCATGTTGAGCGAAAAACATCGTGGCAGTTCATGCAGTTTCCTGAAAGGGATGTTTGCCGGAACGTTAGCGTGGTTTAATGCTTTAGGACGGAAAGAACGCAGTAGTTCCATGATTTATGTATTCCGAAAAAAGAGATAA
- a CDS encoding JAB-like toxin 1 domain-containing protein produces MNDNQGNSVNLITTSHENSTIGLGSYQIGKYTRLGFQVIRADHIHPGIGRTTPSKDNADIGNAKNILEDSPKAVFRILNNGKYYDYTNKVRK; encoded by the coding sequence ATGAATGATAATCAGGGGAATAGTGTTAACCTGATAACTACAAGTCATGAAAATAGTACAATAGGATTAGGAAGTTACCAGATTGGGAAATATACTCGGTTAGGTTTTCAAGTTATCAGAGCGGATCATATTCATCCAGGAATTGGACGTACTACGCCATCAAAAGATAATGCTGACATAGGAAACGCTAAAAATATATTAGAAGATTCTCCTAAAGCTGTTTTTAGAATATTAAACAATGGAAAATATTATGACTATACAAATAAAGTACGTAAATAA
- a CDS encoding smalltalk protein, whose protein sequence is MKKSVWDMILKVVIAVASALAGVLGANAMNL, encoded by the coding sequence ATGAAGAAATCAGTATGGGATATGATCCTGAAAGTGGTTATCGCAGTGGCTTCGGCTTTGGCTGGCGTTTTGGGCGCTAATGCGATGAATCTGTAA
- the truB gene encoding tRNA pseudouridine(55) synthase TruB: protein MNFKKGEVLFFNKPFGWTSFKVVGHARYHICRRIGVKKLKVGHAGTLDPLATGVMIVCTGKATKRIEEFQYHTKEYVATLRLGATTPSYDLEHEIDATYPTEHITRELVEEVLTHFIGAIDQVPPAFSACMVDGKRAYELARKGEEVELKAKQLVIDEIELLECRLDDPEPMIQIRVVCSKGTYIRALARDIGEALHSGAHLTGLIRTRVGDVRLEDCLNPEHFKEWIDGQEIENEEENN from the coding sequence ATGAATTTTAAAAAAGGAGAAGTACTGTTTTTCAATAAACCTTTCGGATGGACCTCATTTAAAGTAGTAGGGCACGCCCGCTATCATATTTGCCGTCGGATCGGAGTGAAAAAACTAAAAGTCGGCCATGCCGGAACACTGGACCCTCTTGCAACGGGGGTGATGATTGTATGCACAGGCAAGGCAACAAAACGGATAGAAGAGTTTCAATATCATACGAAGGAGTACGTCGCAACGTTGCGTTTGGGCGCTACTACCCCCTCCTATGATTTGGAACATGAGATAGATGCCACCTACCCTACTGAACATATCACAAGGGAACTGGTGGAAGAAGTACTGACGCATTTTATTGGTGCTATCGATCAGGTGCCTCCTGCTTTCTCTGCCTGTATGGTAGACGGCAAGCGTGCTTATGAACTGGCCCGGAAAGGAGAAGAAGTCGAACTAAAAGCAAAACAGCTTGTTATCGACGAGATTGAATTGCTGGAATGTCGCCTGGATGATCCGGAACCGATGATTCAAATCCGTGTCGTATGCAGCAAAGGGACTTATATCCGCGCCTTGGCCCGCGACATCGGCGAAGCACTCCATAGCGGAGCTCACCTGACAGGATTGATCCGTACCCGTGTAGGTGATGTCCGGTTGGAAGACTGTCTGAATCCCGAACACTTTAAAGAGTGGATCGACGGACAGGAGATAGAAAATGAGGAAGAAAATAATTAA
- the queA gene encoding tRNA preQ1(34) S-adenosylmethionine ribosyltransferase-isomerase QueA: MKLSQFKFKLPEDKIALHPMKYRDESRLMVLHRNTGKIEHKMFKDVLDYFDDKDVFIFNDTKVFPARLYGNKEKTGARIEVFLLRELNEELRLWDVLVDPARKIRIGNKLYFGPDDSMVAEVIDNTTSRGRTLRFLYDGPHDEFKKALYSLGETPLPHSIINRPVEPEDAERFQSIFAKNEGAVTAPTASLHFSRELMKRLEIKGVDFAYITLHAGLGNFRDIDVEDLTKHKMDSEQMFVNEMAVKTVNRAKDNGRNVCAVGTTVMRAIESAVSTDGHLKEFEGWTNKFIFPPYEFTVANSMISNFHMPLSTLLMIVAAFGGYDQVMDAYHVALKEGYRFGTYGDAMLILDK, translated from the coding sequence ATGAAATTATCACAATTCAAATTTAAGTTACCCGAGGATAAGATCGCTCTACATCCTATGAAATATAGGGATGAGTCTCGTTTGATGGTATTGCATCGTAATACAGGTAAGATTGAGCACAAGATGTTCAAAGATGTGTTGGACTACTTTGATGATAAAGATGTGTTTATATTCAACGATACAAAGGTATTCCCTGCCCGCTTGTATGGTAACAAGGAAAAGACAGGTGCTCGTATCGAAGTATTCTTGTTGCGTGAGTTGAATGAAGAGCTTCGTTTGTGGGACGTATTGGTCGATCCGGCACGTAAGATACGTATCGGTAACAAGCTGTATTTCGGGCCGGACGATTCAATGGTGGCTGAAGTGATTGATAACACCACTTCTCGCGGACGTACGCTCCGTTTTCTTTATGACGGACCTCATGACGAGTTCAAAAAGGCACTGTATTCTCTGGGTGAAACTCCACTCCCCCATTCTATTATCAACCGTCCCGTAGAACCGGAAGATGCTGAACGCTTCCAGTCTATTTTTGCAAAGAACGAGGGTGCGGTGACTGCTCCGACTGCTAGTTTGCACTTCAGCCGTGAGTTGATGAAACGTCTGGAAATCAAAGGTGTGGACTTTGCATATATCACTTTGCACGCTGGTCTGGGTAACTTCCGCGACATCGACGTAGAGGACTTGACGAAGCATAAGATGGATTCGGAACAAATGTTTGTAAACGAAATGGCGGTGAAAACCGTGAATCGTGCCAAAGATAACGGTAGAAATGTATGTGCGGTAGGTACGACAGTGATGCGTGCTATTGAAAGCGCAGTCAGCACTGACGGACATCTCAAGGAATTTGAAGGATGGACTAACAAGTTTATCTTCCCTCCGTATGAATTTACCGTAGCCAATTCAATGATTTCCAATTTCCACATGCCGCTTTCTACCTTACTGATGATTGTAGCTGCTTTTGGTGGTTATGACCAGGTGATGGATGCTTATCATGTAGCATTGAAAGAAGGTTACCGTTTCGGCACGTATGGAGATGCAATGCTGATTTTGGACAAATAA